CAACTGTTTTCGATCGACTCGCCCCCTTCAGTCGCTTAAGCCGTACTTTAGACGGGCAACTAAATCATATATCTGACCTGTTTTCCGGACACCGTTGGTCGAAGGTGCAAGGGGACAGGCTATTATTCCCCATGTGTTTGCGCGCGAACGGTTGATGCGCACAGAATCAAGGGCAGCGCCAAGATGAATGACTGTATGAGAATGGCGTTTTTACATGATTTTTTCATGGTTGTTGCTCCTTTTCGTGCGGCCCTTGGGGACGCAATACCGGGTTGACGGGAGTCTCGGAGTACCGGGAATACGTTCCCCGCAATTATGCGCCCCGAAGGATTGCACGACATATACGTGTTGCGCAAATTACCATCAAATATGTAGCGGTAATGAAACATTTGCATAGTGCATTTTTTGTTAGGCTTCTTAGTTGCCCATACTTTCAATTAAACCACCTTCGACATATTGATGTATCAGGCCCGAAATCAATGTTTGATATGGAATGCCCTTTTCCATGGCCTTTTTCTGAATTCCTTTCAGATCATGGTCATATAAACGAATGGTGACTCTTCGATCCTTGCGAAACGTATTCTCAGCCATCGCCTTGACCTTCGCCATTTCGCTTTTTGATGGTGTGGATAATCTCATGGTCCCCGATTCATAGGCCGAAAGGATATCTTGCTCTTCTTTGTCCAGTTTCATTGTTTCTCACTCCTGTAGTCTTTGGTTGCCTTTCTGCTTGGAATTATCGTTTTTAGAAAAACATAATCCTTTTCTACAACGTGTGGCACCAGGCAGATATAGCCTTCAACGATGACAAAATAGACCCGTTGTCCGGGATATTTCTTCTGATCCGGGTGGTCAGCCGTTTTCCATAGATCACCTTGTGATAAATGGAATATGATTATTTCGAAAGAGATTCCTCTCTCTTTCTTCAAAAGCTCGTTTTTTTCTGAGTTCCATTCGTACTTCATTTTACATACATGTACATCATTTGTATGTACACGTCAAGCCAGTGATTGTAATAATATAGGCGCAAGGGGACAGGCGCAAGGGGACAGGCTATTATTCCTTGGGCACGACAGGACAAATCGGTTTGCTTTTAAGTTGGGTTGTGGACAACAC
This genomic stretch from Spartobacteria bacterium harbors:
- a CDS encoding toxin; the encoded protein is MKYEWNSEKNELLKKERGISFEIIIFHLSQGDLWKTADHPDQKKYPGQRVYFVIVEGYICLVPHVVEKDYVFLKTIIPSRKATKDYRSEKQ